Part of the bacterium genome, CGACTGGGCCCCCTCGATGTCGGAGTAGCTGCCGACCGGGCACGGGAAGCAGGGCTCTTCGCCGCCGGTCGGACCGAAGGATCCGGGCGGGCACAGCTGGGCGAGCACGGGGGAGGCGGCGAAGGCGACGACGACGAGACCGGCGAGAAGGATGCGGCGCATGGTGGGGACCTCAGGGTTGGGGGAATGGGGATCCGTCGGGGCGGATCGGGCCGTGAGTCTACACAGACCGGCCAGGCAGAAACAAGACAATTGCGCTCCGACACCAGAAGCCGAAGTGGGCCGCCCACCAACCGCGAACACCACGAAGCGCGCATCGCGATCCCTTCTTGGCCCGGTGACCGACACGACGTAGACTCCCCTCAGCGCGGTCCCTCGCCCACCCCGAACGACCCGCGCGCTCGCAGCCTGGGGGAGGCGGAATCCATGTTTCGTGTCACGATCCTCTGTTTGAGTTTCTTCCTGCTCGCATGCTCGACCATGGCGGCCACCGCGCCCGCGGCGAAAGACGGGGCCCCCGAGACACCGCCGGTCGTCGCCGTCGCCATCCACGCCGGCCCCACCTTTTCCCACACCGACATGTCGTTCCAGCTCGTCGGGCCGACCCACGAGATCAGCTCACTCGAGATCGAGCAGCAGATGGGCTGGCGGGTGCGGTGCGATGCCAATCTCGCGGTGAACCGCGGTGTCGCGCTGCAGGTCGGCTTCGGCTTCGCCCGGGACCGGTTCGTGATCCGCGAGGAGGGGTTCTATCCCGCTCCGGAAGGCGGCGCCGATCCGGTCTTCGCCAAACGGGCCACCAGGTTCTCCATGGCGCGGGTCGAGGTGCCGCTCAAACTGCGGCTCGATGTCCCGCGGTCGGGGAGCGGGTCCGGCCGGGCGGCCGACGACCTGCTCTACGTCACCATGGGGCCGCGCTTCGGCTTCAACCTGTTCGGCGAGGGCGGGTACGGTGATCCGCAACTCTCGGGCATGCCGAACATGAAGGACGCCGTCGCGCTGGAGATCGGGGCGGGGATCATGCTGGCCGGTCCGGGGCGGCACCGGCTGCTGCTGGTGATCGACTACGCCATCGACCTGATGGACCGGTTCCAGTCGGAGGTCCGGTCGACCGGCTACGACGATGCGCCGCAGAACACGTGGGACGATCTCCGGCTGCAGACGATCGCGGTGTCGGCGGGCCTGGCGTTCTAGCAGGCTATTGAAAAACTCATTCTGGTGCCCGGTGCGCCTTGCCGGGCCGGTTCTGTGTTGCCGTCCGCCCCGGGCCCCGGTATCGTGGACGCACCTCGTCCCGTATCGTGGCCATGTTGCCGAGTTGCCGTCCGCCGCCACCCGACCGGAGCCCCCATGACCGACGACCGGACCCTGCCCACGCCGCCGTCCGACGACGACGCCACCCTGCCCTCGGGCGGCCGGGCCATCCCGGACGACGACGCCACCCTGCCCTCCGGCGGCCCGACCCTGCCCGACGACGGCGCCACCCTGCCCGTCGACGCCACCGGCGCCGGCGCGCCCATCGGCGCGGACGCCCAGGTCGGCACCAACATCGGCCCCTACAAGCTCGTCGCCCGCCTGGGCGAGGGCGGCATGGGCGAGGTCTTCCTGGCCGAGCAGTTCCAGCCCATCCGGCGGCGCGTGGCGTTGAAGGTCATGAAGCCGGGCATGGACTCGCGCGCCGGCGTGGCGCGGTTCGAGGCCGAGCGGCAGGCGCTGGCGCTCATGGACCACCCCTGCATCGCGCGGGTGATCGACGCGGGGGCGACGTCGCGCGGGCGGCTCTTCTTCGTCATGGAGTACGTCGAAGGGGTGCGGATCACCAAGTACTGCGACATGCAGCGGCTCGACATCCGGCAGCGGCTCGAGCTCTTCATCGAGGTGTGCGGCGGGGTGCAGCACGCGCACCAGAAGGCCGTCATCCACCGCGACCTGAAGCCGTCGAACATCCTCGTGACCGAGGTCGACGGCAAGCCCGTGCCCAAGATCATCGACTTCGGCGTGGCGAAGGCCGTGGAACAGCCGCTCACCGAGAACGCCATGAACACGCTCATGGGCAACATCGTGGGCACGCCCGAGTACATGAGTCCCGAGCAGGCCGACGCGCGCAGCACCGACATCGACACGCGCACCGACGTGTACGCCCTCGGCGCCGTGCTCTACGAGCTGCTGTCGGGGCTGCAGCCGTTCTCCGGCGTCTCGCTGCGGCAGGCGGGAATCGAGGAGATCCAGCGCATCATCCGCGAGGTGGAGCCGCCGCGGCCGAGCACGCGGGTCTCGACCCTCGGCGGCGACGCCGAGACCGTGTCGGAGCTGCGGCACCGGGCGCCGCGGCAGCTCAGCCACGAGCTGCGGGGCGATCTCGACTGGATCACCATGAAGGCCCTGGCCAAGGAGCGCGACCGCCGCTACGACACGGCCAACGGTCTGGCCATGGACCTGCGCCGCTACCTGAACGACGAGCCGGTGAGCGCGTCGCCGCCCAGCCCCGCCTACCGGCTGCGCAAGCTGGTGCGGCGCAACCGGGCGGCCGTGGTGGCCCTCGGCGCCGTGATGGTGGTCTTCGCCCTGGCGGCGGTCGTCAGCACCTCGCTCTACCTGCGCGCCGAGCGCGAGTCGGCGCGGGCCCGCACCGAGAGCGCCAAGGCCACGCAGACCTCGGAGTTCCTCAAGGGGATGCTCGCGGGGGTGGGGCCGTCGGCGGCGCGCGGGCGCGACACGACCATGCTCCAGGAGATCCTGGCCGAGACCGACCAGCGCCTGGCCACCGATCTCGTGGACCAGCCCGAGGTGGAGGCCGAACTGCGCGAGGTGCTGGCCACGACGTCGGTCGACCTGGGCGACTACGAGGTGGCCCTGGCCCAGGCCCGCCGCGCCGAGGAGCTCAAGAACGGGGTCTTCGGCCACGACGACTACCGCACCGCCCAGGCCGTGACCCTGGTGGCCAAGGCGACCATGTTCCTGGGCGATTTCGTGCGGGCCGACTCGCTCTTCGCCTGGTCGGACGGCATGGTCAGCGCCCAGCTCGGGCCGAGCTCGACCGAGGCCCTCGAGATCCGCGCCGGGCGCATCGAGAACCTCTCCTTCGCCGGCGATCTGGAGCAGGCGGCGGCCCTGGCCGACGACGTCGTGTCCCGCAAGCGCGGCACCCCCGCCTGGGGCGACGACGCCACCGTGCTCACCCTCTACACCCTGGCCCAGATCCGCGCCGAGCAGCAGCGCTACGACGAGGCCGACAGCCTGCACAACATCGTCGTGCCCATCCTCGCGGAGAAGCTCGGTCCCGACCACATCAACGCCATGGCCGCCCGCGTGTCGCAGGGCCTCACCCTGACCTACGCCGGACGCTACGCCGAGGCCGAGAGCATCACCGTGGCGGCCCTGGCCGATCTGCGGCGCATCCTGGGCGACGAGCACCAGCAGACCCAGACGGCCATGAACAACCTCGCCATCACCTACGCGCGCACCGGGCAGGTGGAGAAGGCCGAGGCCCTGTACCGCGAATCGATCGAGATCGGGGCGCGCACCCTCGGGCCCACGCATCCGGAGCAGCTGGCGGGGATCGTGAACTTCGCCTCGTTCCTCATGCAGAACGATCGCCTCGAGGAGTCGATCGCCCAGGCGACGAAGGCCATCGCGGGCTTCCACGAGAGCACGGGCGACGACTTCATCGGCTGCGGCTACGCGCGGCGGACGCGGGGCACCTGCTACCGCCGCCTCGGGCGCGCCGACGAGTCGCGCGCCGACTTCGCCGAGAGCTACCGGGTCTTCGCGCTCATCTTCGGGCCCGATGACGACCGGGTGAAGAGCGCCGCGGAGCAGGTGGCCGAGATCTACGCCGAGCAGGGGAACGCAGCCGAGGCGGCGAAGTGGCGGGCGCGCATGTGAGTGGGGGCGACCCGCTTTTTGCCCAGAACTTTCTCAACAAAACCGATCTCATCTGGTATAGATGACGGGGGCCGGTCATCGCCCGACTGCTGCACCCCGCAGGCTCCGCGCCCGCACGACACCGACCGGCCCCCCTTTTTCTCGGTCGCCTCGCCGCCCCGCTCCCGCCCCACCGGACCTGCGCGCGTCCGGTCTGGACGGCGGCCCGCCCCTGTGGCATAGATGAACCGCTCGCCGCTCACCGGCCCGTTC contains:
- a CDS encoding serine/threonine protein kinase, whose product is MTDDRTLPTPPSDDDATLPSGGRAIPDDDATLPSGGPTLPDDGATLPVDATGAGAPIGADAQVGTNIGPYKLVARLGEGGMGEVFLAEQFQPIRRRVALKVMKPGMDSRAGVARFEAERQALALMDHPCIARVIDAGATSRGRLFFVMEYVEGVRITKYCDMQRLDIRQRLELFIEVCGGVQHAHQKAVIHRDLKPSNILVTEVDGKPVPKIIDFGVAKAVEQPLTENAMNTLMGNIVGTPEYMSPEQADARSTDIDTRTDVYALGAVLYELLSGLQPFSGVSLRQAGIEEIQRIIREVEPPRPSTRVSTLGGDAETVSELRHRAPRQLSHELRGDLDWITMKALAKERDRRYDTANGLAMDLRRYLNDEPVSASPPSPAYRLRKLVRRNRAAVVALGAVMVVFALAAVVSTSLYLRAERESARARTESAKATQTSEFLKGMLAGVGPSAARGRDTTMLQEILAETDQRLATDLVDQPEVEAELREVLATTSVDLGDYEVALAQARRAEELKNGVFGHDDYRTAQAVTLVAKATMFLGDFVRADSLFAWSDGMVSAQLGPSSTEALEIRAGRIENLSFAGDLEQAAALADDVVSRKRGTPAWGDDATVLTLYTLAQIRAEQQRYDEADSLHNIVVPILAEKLGPDHINAMAARVSQGLTLTYAGRYAEAESITVAALADLRRILGDEHQQTQTAMNNLAITYARTGQVEKAEALYRESIEIGARTLGPTHPEQLAGIVNFASFLMQNDRLEESIAQATKAIAGFHESTGDDFIGCGYARRTRGTCYRRLGRADESRADFAESYRVFALIFGPDDDRVKSAAEQVAEIYAEQGNAAEAAKWRARM